Below is a genomic region from Persicimonas caeni.
CACGTTCTTGGCGGTGGCGATGGGCTCGCCCTTTTTCTCCTCTTCGCCCGGCGTGGCTTCGCTGGCCAGCAGGAAGTAGGTCTCGTAGCCGACCGCGCGGTCGTGGACCGCCGCGTTGTAGTGCAACGACATGAACATGTCGGCGCCCATCAGGTTGGCGAAGTGGACCCGCTCGGTCAGGCTCATGTCCTTGTCCCAGTAGCGGGTCAGGATGACTTTGACGTCGGGGTATTTGCGGTGGATCTGGTCGCGCAGCCGGTAGGCCAGCGCCATGGTCAGGTATTTTTCTTTGATCTCGGCCACGCCCAGCGCGCCCGAGTTTTCGCCGCCATGACCGGGGTCGATGACGATGGTGCGCACCTTTTGGAGCGACTTTTTGGGCGCCTTTTTCCCGTCGAGCTCGAAGGAGAAAGCGCGCGCGCGGTCGTCGAGGGTCAAAACGGTGGGGAGATCGATCCCAGTCAGCGTGCCCGGAGGAAACGCGGCCGCCGTGCCGGCCGTAGCGAGCACCGCTGCGAAGATGAGGATCGCGACAATGGTGTGACTTCGAATGAACGACATAGCGAGTTACATCGACTTCGTGGTCATGAAGTAGGGCGCCGTCCTTGGCTGCCCAATCCACCGTGACCGTACCACGTTGTCCTACACGCGCAAATTTTTTGCGCGGCTTAGAAACGGAAGTTCAGGCCCAGGTTCAAATCGAAGTTGATGCCCGTCTCGGGCACCAACACGATCAAGTAGCCGTCGGCGGCCAGCTCGACGTTCTCGTGGACCGGCCACATCGCGCCGGCGCCGACGCCGAAGTGAGCCCAACCGGGGCGCACCGTGTCGCGCACGTAGCAGAAGTCGCCCACGACCGGGTCTTCGACGCGGTCTTTGCCTTCACATTGCGGCGCGGGCGTCTGGCCGTCCTCGAGGTAGTACGACTCTTTGAGCCGCAGCCAGTGGCGCACGCGGCCGATGCCGGCGCCGGTGCTCGAGTACATGCGGAAGCGGCTGATGTCTTTGAAGAACCAGCGGTACTTGAAGCCCAACAGGCAGTCGCCGGGCATGCCCAACCCGAAGCACTCGTCTTTGGTGTCGAGGAACGAGTTGCCGCCCTTGGACTCGGCCGGGATGCGGCTGAAGTCCTGCGGCGGGGAGAACTGCCAGCGGAAGTACATGCCCAGGTGGGCGTTGTCGGTGATCATGTAGCCGGCGTCGAGCATGCCGTGGCCGAACGCCGGGGCCAGACCGCCCGATACGGCGCGCTCGGGGTGCGCCGTGGGGTTGCCGCCCGGCAAGAAGCCGAGCCCGGAGCCACCGGTGACCATGACGTAGACTTTGTGACCGGAGGCGTCTGCCGGAACTTCCGGCTCCTCGGTGCCGCCGCCTCCACCCTGGCCTTTGCCCTTGCCCTGGCCGTCGACGACCTTCTGGTCATCGCTCGAGCCGAGCACGGTGGTGTTCATCGGCGAGGTCTGCGTGCCCGCCTGGCCGATGACGTTGCCGGCGCGGTCGACCGCCTCGATATAATATTCGATCTGGCTGGTGCGCACCTGCTCGGCGGGGATCTCCACCGCAAAGCGTGTGGTTCCGGTGGGCTTCATCTCGAGCTTCTCGAACTCGTTCTCACCGAAGCGCCGATGCAGCACGAACACCCGGTAAACGGGCATGTCGGCGGGCACAAACGCCTCGAGCTCGAGCGGCTCGCCGGCCTTGGCGGTCGCCGGCGGGGTGTGCTCGAACTTGCCGCTGCCGGCCTGCGCGTTGCCCTGGCCCTGCTCGCTGCCCGAATCGTCCTTGGGCTCGGGCACCTGCTGGCGGGCCTGCGCCATCGCCTTCTCGAGGCTCGGGTTCTTGTAGTGCGGCGGGATGCTCACGTCGTAGTCGTGGCCCAGCGCCGAGACAAAGCGCTCCTTGGCCTTGGCTTCGTCACGCCCCTCGGCGAACTCGACGATGGCCAGCATGACGTACAACTCGGCGACCACCGGGCTGCTGATGCCTTCGCTCTGGGCCAGCCCGATGGCGTTTTGGAGCTTGTTCTTGGCGTCGCCGATCATCAGGACGTCGTAGTCCTCGGTGGCCTGCTTGAGCATGCCCTCGAGCTTCGACTCGGTGTCTTGGGCGACGGCAACCGACGGCACGGACATGACGGCGGTGCCGGAGGCAGCCATCATGAGCGCAACGAATGTAAGGCGTGTCAGACGCTTCATAGGAGTGGCATCCAGTGGGTGCGAACGAACGGCGAGGCCGCTGGAGGGTGTCCAGCGGCCTCAGTCCCGGAGTCGCTCGTGATCATCTCTCGGTGATGTGAATCTCCACGCGTCGGTTGGCCGCGCGTCCAGCCTTGGTCGCGTTGTCCTCGATGGGTCGGTCTTCGCCGAAGCCCTTCGAGAGCATGCGCGATGAGTCGATGCCTCGGCCGACCAGGTACTGCACGACGCTCGCGGCGCGCTCGTCGGACAGCTTCTGGTTGTACCTGTCGCTGCCGCGGCTGTCGGTGTGCCCTTCGATGCGCACCTTGATGGTCGGGTTGGCGGCGAGCACCTCGGCGACCTCGTTCAGGAGCGGGTAGCTCTGCGGGAGAATGTCGGATTTGGCCGTCTTGAAGTGAACTTTCTCGTTGAGCTTGATCTGGTCGCCTTCGACCTTGACCAGCTTGCGCTCCTCGGGGCAGCCGTCGTCATCGACGTCGCCGTCGTAATCTTCAGCCTCCAAGGGACACTTGTCGAGCATGTCGGCGATGCCGTCGGCGTCGTTATCCGTCTCCGGGCAGCCGTCTTCGTCCTGATAACCGTCGAAGTCTTCGGGCTTGCCGGCGCACTGGTCGTTGAGGTCGGCGATGCCGTCGAAGTCGTTGTCGAACTCGGGGCAGCCATCTTCGTCGCGGAAGCCGTCGACGTCCTCTTTGACGAACGGACACTGATCGGTCACGTCGGCGATGCCGTCGCCGTCGTTGTCATCATCGGGGCAGCCATCCTCGTCCTCGAACCCGTCGATGTCCTCGGGGTCCATCGGGCACTGGTCCTCGTTGTCGAGCAGCCCGTCGCCGTCCTGATCTTTGGGCTGAGGCTTGGCCTCGGCGACCTCGACGGTGGGGGTCTTCTCGACCTGCATGGCGACCGCCTGGTCACGACACTCGTCGAAGTCCGACATCTTGTCGGCCTTCTTGGCGTGCTCCTCGGCGCGGTAGATATGATTGCGCGCACGCACGAAGTCGCCCTGGTTGAGCTCGTAGAGGCCGAACTCGACGCTCGACTCGGCGATGGCGATCTCGTGGGGCGCGCATCGGTAGGCGCGCTCGTGGATCGTCTCGTTGAGGGCCTGAATCTCTTTGGCCTGACCGCGAAGCTTGGCGCCCGTGCTGCAGCCGACCGTGCCCAAGGAGAGCAGGGCGACCATCATGCCGAGGGCCAGCGAAATATATTTTGTCCGGTTCATCAACGCGAACCTCTTACGTCGTTACCGTCAGTAAATCATCGAAAGCGGCCGTGCCGCCTGCACTGCTTAGAACCCGCGAGGACCTGCCTCGGTGTCGGATTCTGCCTGCTTTTTCTGAGCCCCTTCGACCTCTTGGGTCTTGGCTTTGTCGACCGGGCTACCGGTCCAGGGGTCCTCTTTGGCCTTCAAGATCGCCGCACGCGCGGCCTGCTTGGCCTTGCGCGCGTAATCGTAAGCCGCCTCGAAGTCGGAGTAGCCCCACTCCTCTTTGGCTTTGTGCAGGTAATATTTGGCGCTGAAGTATTCGTAGGGCGCCTTTTCGTGCGCCTCGACCACTCGCGCGCGTTCGAAGTCGACTTCGGCTTCGCTGATGCGCTGGGTCGACTGGACGGGTCCACACCCGACGAGCAAAACAGTCACCAATACGAGCGTGGCAGCCACCAGGCCACCACGCGCCGTCGTGCCGAGGGTACGTACGGTGTCTCTCAAAACTTGCATAGAACTTGTCGGCGAGAAAGTACTTTTGCGGCCTCCCCACAAGGAGAGCCAAACCGGCCTTCGCGTGCATCGCGCGGGTGTGAAAGCTGTTCGAACTCTACTACCAGAGTCTCAAAAACAGTGTCAAGTTTTGACCCACAAACACGCGTCTCTCAATGACAATAACACAAGCTGCGGCGAGATGGCAGAAAACAGAGCGGGTCGGTCGAAATTGAGGTTTGACGAGCTGCGAGGCCTTTACCCTCGCCAGCGATCGAGTTTGGCGTGCGGGAAAAACCGGTCCATCACCTCGAAGAACGCCTCGGCGCCGTCGCCGTCGGTGTCTTCGGTGAGCAACCCTCGCCAGCCGTAGGTGCCGCGCGAGGTGAGCAGGCAGTCGAAATATTCGCGGAAGGTCAGCTCGAGCAGCTCGGAGGTGTGGCTGTCGAGATCGTGCACGAAGAGGTCGTAGGTGGGGTAATCCTCCTCGACGCACATCACCACCATCTTCGACGACTCGGGGCCCAGGTCACGGTCGACGCCGCGAAGCGACCACAAAAAGTCTTGCTCTTCGTCGCTGTGCTCCGGAAGGCTGTGCCACAGCGAATCGAGCCAATTGTCGAAGACGGTGGCGAAGTCGAAGATATGCGCGCCACCGCCCGGCAGGAGCTGGCCGTCGTGCTCGTAGCTCCAGGAGAACTCGAGCCCGTCGGTGATCTGGTAGAACGACTTGATCCGGCTGGGCACCAAAATGCCCAGGCCGTGCTCGATGGTCTCGATGGTGAAGTTGGGCACGGGATCGTGCATCGTCGCCTCGACCTCGACGATGCCGTCGGTCTGGCGCAACTCACCGATCATCGCGTGAAAATCGAAGAGCAGATCCCAGTTGAACAACTCGCGTTGCTCTTCTTGCTGCTCTTCGGAAGAGCCCGGAGAATCGTCTCCGGGCCCCGGTATGACCATCTTGTCGGTCAAAACGCGCTCAGCTCTTGTTGGTGATCTTGGCGGCGGTGATGAGCATCTCCCAGCGGACCTGGTCGCCCTCGATCTTTTTGGCCTCTTTGCCGGTGCCGGCGACCTCGTCGTCGGCGTAGTGCTGGGCCTCTTTCTGCGGGACGACCCGCTTGATGAGCTTGCCTTCGACGATCGCTTCGCCTCCGGCGGAGTTGCGCGGCACGAAGAACCCGTAGTCCTTCATCTTCACGCGCACCGGCTGGTCGACGCCCTCGGCGGTCAGGGTGAACCAGCAGCCCTTCTTCTTGCACACCTTCTCGATGTTGGCGCTCACCTTGTACGGCCCTTCGCCCTCGGCAGCTTTTTCCATGGCTGCAGCCAAGGTCATCGGCTCGCCCTCGATGGTGAACTCGGCGCCGTAGGTGCCAGTCTCGCCGGCCGGCAGATCAGCTGCGAGCCCGTCCTGGGTCTTCTTGGCGCCCTCTTCGGCGGCAGAATCATCGGCCTCGGCCTTTTCGGCCGTCTCTTGCTGGGCCTTTTCCTGTTCCTGAGACTTCTCCGCTTGGGCCGCCTCTTGCGCACTCGCCTGCGAGGCGTCGTCCTTTTGAGGCTCCGAAGTCTCACAACCTGCCCCTGCTGCCAATGCGGCCACTGCCGCTGCTACCAACCACTTCTTCATAAAACTCTCGCTCGTCGTATTCTCAGAAGGTGAGCTCATTCGTCTGTCCGGTTACGTTAGCGGGAGACGGTTCTGTGTCAACAGCGGCTCCACTGCGCTATCTCGCCCGATCTCAAGGTAAAAGCGCGCATTTTCTTTGACCGTATGCAATTCTTACTGATAAACTCGGGCCAAACACCGCGACAAATTTCGAGCGCGCGTGGGCGCGATTTGTCGAGGGGAGATAGCTGCGCCACACAGCGGGTTTTACCATTGGGTACCGAGACGCAATTGACTGAAAGTCTGCTCGACAACATCGAGATCGACCCCGAGCGGGTACAACGCGCACGTCAGCGCGCGCAAGATCTCGACAGCGACGTCGTTTCTCAGTTGTTGGTTGCCGGCGACCTTGCCGAAAAGGAGCTGCTCGAGGCTCTGTCGGAGCAGACCGGGCTGCCCGCCGCCGATCCAACCGACTACACGCAGGTCGACCGCGACGCCTTCGAGACCCTCGACGCCGACCTGATTCGACAGCATTGCATCATCCCTTTTCGCAAGCACCGCCGAAGTTTGGCCGTCTTTGTGGTCGAGCCGCTCGACCAAGAACTCCTCGAGAACATCGCCGACGAGCACAGCGTGACGCTGTCGCAGTTCGTCTGGCCGCGGCTGCGCTTCACCGAGGCGCTGCACACGCTGCTGGGCGATGCGGCCGACGGCTGGCTGGCCAATTTTATGAGCGAGACGAACCGCCGGGTCAGCTTTGGTGGCGGGGTCAGCTCCACCGGCGAGCACACCGAAATCGACCTCGATTCGCTGGGCGTAGGATGGAGCCGCGAAGATACCCTCGAGTTCCTGCGCAACTGCTACGATCGTGACGCGCTGTTGCACGCGCTGCTCGGCTTCTCGAGTAAGTGGCTCGACAACCGCATGGTGCTCGTACTCGGCCACGAACGTGCCCAGCCGTACCTCGTGGCCGGGTGGCCCGAGCTGTCCGACGATTTTCGCGACATCCAGACCCTTCGGCGCGTCAACATCGACGTGCCTCCCGACGCCGTCCTGTTCGATGCAAATCATGTGGGTCACTCGATGGCCGAGATGCCCGAAGATGTCGGCCTCGGCCAGCTCTTCGTCGAGCTGACGCTCTTCCCGCCCGACAATTTGCTGGTGCAAACAGTGCGCATCGGCTCGCGGCCGTCGATGGCGGTCATCGGGGAGCCTCGCAGCGACTCGATTCCCTCGGCTGGCCCCCTCGAAGAGGTCGCTCGCGCCGTGGGCGACCAGCTCGAAGAACTGGTGCGACTGGCCAAAGCTCGCCAGCTTCCGCCGACCTCCGAGCGCATTCCGGCGTTGCCCGAGTCCTCCGAGCAAGCTGAAGCTCAGTCGGAAGACGACCCGTCGCCCGGGGCGATGCCGAGTTTGGCCGAGGCCGCTTCATCTGCCTCCGAACCCCACGAAGAGGTCCCGGACAGCCCTTCGGCGACCTCCTTTGGGATTCCGTTCGCCGACGCTGCGCCGAGCCTCGAAGAAGAGCCGGAAGAAGACAAGCCCGGCGCCACCGCATTCGGCATCCCGTTTGCCGACCAAGCCGACGGCGACAAGAGCAAGAGCTCGCAGCGATCGGCCGTCGAAGTCAGTTCACCGGGGGTCGGCGAGGAGAGCAGCGTCAGCATTATCCAACCTGTCGATCTCGATGAGGACGAAGCCGACGGCGATGGAGACGAAGCAGAAGTACCCGAGGCGTTCGAAGAGGCCGACGAGGATGTGCGCTCGACGATGAGCGGCGGATTTTCAGTCGCCGAGTTCGAGCAGAACCTCAACCCGGCGAGCAGCAGCGCGGCCTCCGCAGAAGCATCCGAGGCCGACGGAGATTTCCCTCCCTCCGAGGCCGAAGATGCCGACGACTCGGACGAGGACGACAAGGCGAACGCGCCGATGTTCCAGATCCTGAGGCCGGTTTCGCTCAAAGGAGGGCGCAAGTCCTCTAAAAAAAAGAGTAAATCGAGCCGTGCCGAAGAATCCGAACCCTTCGAACAGCCCGAAGTAGACGCGGAGGACGAGCCCGGTGCTGTGTTCGAGCCGGTGAAAGAGGCCGAAGCAGAGGCCCAACCGGCCGTCAGTCAATCGACCGAGCAAGACGATTTGTTTGTCGAACGTGATATCGACGTCGAGCGCTTTCCCTCCATCGAAATCGAAGCGCCCATCCACGATGACAGCACAGGCTTCAGTGGCTCCGACACCTCCATCGTCGAAGAACTCGAGGAGGCCGCCGACAAACTCGACAACGCCCAGCCTCACGAAGCCTTCGTCGCCGCCGAGCAAATCGCCGGCTTCGGCAAAGCTGCCATGGCGCTGCTCGAAGAGCGCTTTCCCGGCCGTCTGCTCGTCGATCGCTATCAGTTTACCATTGAGACGCTTCCTCCGGTCAGCGAGCACGGTCCGGTGCTGGCAGCTCTGGCACAGGCCGGTGAGCACGCCGTTCCCGTGGCCGCCTCATACTTGGGGCATACCAGCGTCGAGCTTCGGTTTTACGCCACGTACCTGTTCACCAAGCTGCCCATCGAGGACGTGCTCGACGACTTTATTCCGCGGCTCTTCGACCGCGACCAACAGACACGCTCCATCGCCAAGATCGTGCTGCTGAGCCAGCGCCGCCAACCTTGGTTCACCAAACGCGTCCTGCCCGAGCTTTACGACGTTGTAGCCAGCGCCGCCGAGGACTTGAAGGTCGAGGTCTCCGCTCAACTGCTTGGCGCGCTTCGCGAGCGCGGCGCCGTGCCCTTGCTCATCGACTGCCTCGAGCGTTTCGAAGGCCGCGTCCGAGAAGATATCAACAAGGCGCTTCGCGAGATCACCTACAAGAACTTCGTCCCCTCGGCTTCCGAATGGAAAAACTGGTGGGTCGATGCCCAACATCAATCCCGCCACGACTGGCTGGTCGCCGCGCTCAACTCCACTTCCGAGGAGATGCGTTACCTGGTCTTCGACGAGGTCCAGGAGTTCGACGAGCTCGAGTTGAATTACCACCCCGACCAACCCGCCAAGCTTCGCGGGCGCGCCCAACAAGAGCTTCGTCAGTGGCTCGAAGATAGTTGAATTTTCGATGCCATTATGACGGCATAATGGTGCGTCTACCGACAGAATTTGCCGGCATGGGCGTTGCGGATTTTCTTGTGATGTCGACAGGTCAACGGGCTAGGCCCGCCCCGTTTTTAAGCCACCTCGGATAGGTCATACGCTGGGCGCATGCCTACCCCGACGCCACGACCTACAACGACGCCGCTGCGGCACTCCCATGGCACAGGCCCATCTTCGCGCCACGTCTAACTTCGGCGCATCAACAAACCCGCACCGGGCAAATCCGATAACTGCGCTCCGCCACAAGGGCGAAGCTACCGGCTCCACCTCCGCCGAGCGCGCCGATGATGTACGGTCGCACATCCCATCGAAAATACGCTCGCTACGAAGGCTTTGTTTTGCGGATCGGGAAACCGTTCCGCCGCAAATGCCCTGAGCCCACCGGCTCAGCCACCAGGGAGTGAGCCAAGGCCAACTTCGACTCACCCGCCCGTTTCAAATTTGTGGGGAAATTCGTGCGCACGATACTTCCACCCCTCATTACGGTTTTCGGCAAAAACGCGATTTTGTTGCGTACTTTTTCTCGGGATCGGCCCGTGACGGGATGCACGGGGCGTATTTTTCTTGTTTCCGCTATTCGCCTATCGAGAGGAGCCCAACTTCTGAGCCACCCCCGAAAACCGGCGCACCGGGTTGTTCGCGGCGGCCTCGATGCGCGCCTGCTCGCCGACGAGCACGACCGAGCGTTTGCTACGGGTCATGCCGGTATACAAGATCTCGCGGGTCAGGAGCGGGATGTCTTCCGTCGGCAGGACGACCGCCACGGTGTCGAACTCCGAGCCCTGCGCCTTGTGAACCGTCAGCGCGAAGGCGTGCTCGATGTGGCGGCGAATGGGTTGGATATTGAACGGGACGAACTCGCCGTCGCGCTCGAAGATGGCCATCTGTTGAACGCGCCTAAAGTCGCCATCGGTGCGCACGACGTCGAGGACGAGGCCCTGGTCGCCGTTGAACAGTCCGCGTCCGTAGTCGTTCTGGAGCATGATGATCGGCTCGCCGACTTCCAGATCTCCAGCGTTCGTGCGGCCCAGGAGGCGCAAATGGCGGGCGTGGAAGGCGGCGTTGAGGCGCTCGGAGCCGGTGGCGAAGACGCGGGTGATCGCCAGCACGCGGAACTCGGCGAAGTGCTCGAAGAGTGCGCGAAGCTCGGCGGTGGCGTCGGCCGAGAATTCGGTGCCGTCGTACTCGAAGGTCTGCAGGATGCGCTCGCGGAAATTCGTGAGCGATCCGATGAGCTTGGCGTACCACCAGTCGACGAAGCCGTTCATCAAGACCGGGTCGGGGGCGGGGGCGTCCTCGGCGGGTTCGATCAGCTCGACGCCCTCGCGCAGCATCTCGTCGAAGCCTGTGCGGCGGTCGACGAGCGGGCTGTCTTCGGTCGAGTCACCAGTTGAGCCACCAGAAAAGAGCGGCGCGACCTCGCCGCGGTTCAGCGCCTGGGCGGCGCGCAGGATATTGGCGCCGGCAGGGTCGTTGGGGTCCATGCGGTAGCTCGTCTCCAGGCGCACTGCGAAGCCCGCGGTGGGCTCGTCGCTCGTGGTCTCGTCGAGCGACGGGCTCGACGTGGACTCCACGAGCTCGCGCCAGGGCGTGCGTGTGTCGACCTGCCAGGGGACGAGATCGCGAAAGACCGCGCCCGAGTCGACCGACGGGAGCTGCTCGGCGTCGCCTAGCAAGATGAGCCGCGCGCCGGGATCGACCGCGCTGATGAGCCGCTCCATCAAGAAGAGATCGATCATCGACGCCTCGTCGACGATGATCACGCGCTGCCGAAGGCGGTTATTCTCGTGGTAATAGAACCCGTTACGCGCCTGGGAGTAGCCGAGGAGCCGGTGGAGCGTGCGCGGCTCGTCGAGCTCGGCGAAGAGCGCCTGCTCGGGGGCGTCGCGCCCGTCGAGGGCCATGAGTTGGGCGTTGATCGACTCGCCCAGGCGGTTGGCTGCCTTGCCCGTGGGCGCGGCGAGCGCGATCTCGTCGGGGGCGATGCCCAGGCGGACGAGCATGCGCATGAGTGAGACGACGATGGAGGTCTTGCCGGTGCCCGGGCCGCCCGAGATGATCGTCAGCGGGCGGTACACCGCGGTGAGCAGCGCGTATTGCTGCTCGGCGTTGAGCTGCATCGGCACGCCGTCGCCCACCAGCGGCATGGCGGCGAGGGTGTCGCCCAGGGCCTGTCGG
It encodes:
- a CDS encoding DUF4398 domain-containing protein produces the protein MQVLRDTVRTLGTTARGGLVAATLVLVTVLLVGCGPVQSTQRISEAEVDFERARVVEAHEKAPYEYFSAKYYLHKAKEEWGYSDFEAAYDYARKAKQAARAAILKAKEDPWTGSPVDKAKTQEVEGAQKKQAESDTEAGPRGF
- a CDS encoding GspE/PulE/PilB domain-containing protein, which codes for MTESLLDNIEIDPERVQRARQRAQDLDSDVVSQLLVAGDLAEKELLEALSEQTGLPAADPTDYTQVDRDAFETLDADLIRQHCIIPFRKHRRSLAVFVVEPLDQELLENIADEHSVTLSQFVWPRLRFTEALHTLLGDAADGWLANFMSETNRRVSFGGGVSSTGEHTEIDLDSLGVGWSREDTLEFLRNCYDRDALLHALLGFSSKWLDNRMVLVLGHERAQPYLVAGWPELSDDFRDIQTLRRVNIDVPPDAVLFDANHVGHSMAEMPEDVGLGQLFVELTLFPPDNLLVQTVRIGSRPSMAVIGEPRSDSIPSAGPLEEVARAVGDQLEELVRLAKARQLPPTSERIPALPESSEQAEAQSEDDPSPGAMPSLAEAASSASEPHEEVPDSPSATSFGIPFADAAPSLEEEPEEDKPGATAFGIPFADQADGDKSKSSQRSAVEVSSPGVGEESSVSIIQPVDLDEDEADGDGDEAEVPEAFEEADEDVRSTMSGGFSVAEFEQNLNPASSSAASAEASEADGDFPPSEAEDADDSDEDDKANAPMFQILRPVSLKGGRKSSKKKSKSSRAEESEPFEQPEVDAEDEPGAVFEPVKEAEAEAQPAVSQSTEQDDLFVERDIDVERFPSIEIEAPIHDDSTGFSGSDTSIVEELEEAADKLDNAQPHEAFVAAEQIAGFGKAAMALLEERFPGRLLVDRYQFTIETLPPVSEHGPVLAALAQAGEHAVPVAASYLGHTSVELRFYATYLFTKLPIEDVLDDFIPRLFDRDQQTRSIAKIVLLSQRRQPWFTKRVLPELYDVVASAAEDLKVEVSAQLLGALRERGAVPLLIDCLERFEGRVREDINKALREITYKNFVPSASEWKNWWVDAQHQSRHDWLVAALNSTSEEMRYLVFDEVQEFDELELNYHPDQPAKLRGRAQQELRQWLEDS
- a CDS encoding N-acetylmuramoyl-L-alanine amidase family protein, whose protein sequence is MSFIRSHTIVAILIFAAVLATAGTAAAFPPGTLTGIDLPTVLTLDDRARAFSFELDGKKAPKKSLQKVRTIVIDPGHGGENSGALGVAEIKEKYLTMALAYRLRDQIHRKYPDVKVILTRYWDKDMSLTERVHFANLMGADMFMSLHYNAAVHDRAVGYETYFLLASEATPGEEEKKGEPIATAKNVVSGIETPIGTKKDGVYNDALVELKRDLDRERQHKESGLLAETIQNNLAKKLESTNRGVKQANFGVLRGALMPAVVVEAGFLTHPKEGQKVVEKNHREKVVKALIKSVEDFDAKLVERSKK
- a CDS encoding OmpA family protein — translated: MNRTKYISLALGMMVALLSLGTVGCSTGAKLRGQAKEIQALNETIHERAYRCAPHEIAIAESSVEFGLYELNQGDFVRARNHIYRAEEHAKKADKMSDFDECRDQAVAMQVEKTPTVEVAEAKPQPKDQDGDGLLDNEDQCPMDPEDIDGFEDEDGCPDDDNDGDGIADVTDQCPFVKEDVDGFRDEDGCPEFDNDFDGIADLNDQCAGKPEDFDGYQDEDGCPETDNDADGIADMLDKCPLEAEDYDGDVDDDGCPEERKLVKVEGDQIKLNEKVHFKTAKSDILPQSYPLLNEVAEVLAANPTIKVRIEGHTDSRGSDRYNQKLSDERAASVVQYLVGRGIDSSRMLSKGFGEDRPIEDNATKAGRAANRRVEIHITER
- the recD gene encoding exodeoxyribonuclease V subunit alpha, translated to MQQDLFSIPAEQATKKPKGLAKRRHALLSDFEACLADRAADHDLSAAIVHYARELVSLENALSRDERRALLLLVLASIVEQRNGSTRLPLDAGEESHLRELIRELLPARNRPARKADDTVSDTMLETLQNLLEQGIASTVIGGPDDYCPLIVDDGHLYHQRMLHYETRLVAAVRERMALGNADLELDAVRQALGDTLAAMPLVGDGVPMQLNAEQQYALLTAVYRPLTIISGGPGTGKTSIVVSLMRMLVRLGIAPDEIALAAPTGKAANRLGESINAQLMALDGRDAPEQALFAELDEPRTLHRLLGYSQARNGFYYHENNRLRQRVIIVDEASMIDLFLMERLISAVDPGARLILLGDAEQLPSVDSGAVFRDLVPWQVDTRTPWRELVESTSSPSLDETTSDEPTAGFAVRLETSYRMDPNDPAGANILRAAQALNRGEVAPLFSGGSTGDSTEDSPLVDRRTGFDEMLREGVELIEPAEDAPAPDPVLMNGFVDWWYAKLIGSLTNFRERILQTFEYDGTEFSADATAELRALFEHFAEFRVLAITRVFATGSERLNAAFHARHLRLLGRTNAGDLEVGEPIIMLQNDYGRGLFNGDQGLVLDVVRTDGDFRRVQQMAIFERDGEFVPFNIQPIRRHIEHAFALTVHKAQGSEFDTVAVVLPTEDIPLLTREILYTGMTRSKRSVVLVGEQARIEAAANNPVRRFSGVAQKLGSSR
- a CDS encoding DUF4920 domain-containing protein, which gives rise to MKKWLVAAAVAALAAGAGCETSEPQKDDASQASAQEAAQAEKSQEQEKAQQETAEKAEADDSAAEEGAKKTQDGLAADLPAGETGTYGAEFTIEGEPMTLAAAMEKAAEGEGPYKVSANIEKVCKKKGCWFTLTAEGVDQPVRVKMKDYGFFVPRNSAGGEAIVEGKLIKRVVPQKEAQHYADDEVAGTGKEAKKIEGDQVRWEMLITAAKITNKS